Proteins co-encoded in one Coregonus clupeaformis isolate EN_2021a chromosome 17, ASM2061545v1, whole genome shotgun sequence genomic window:
- the LOC121586303 gene encoding uncharacterized protein LOC121586303, with protein sequence MSVVFSCCCCGVYGVKEVYGDRPNMDCGRGMFCPFCGKHMNSLTRFCFTCGRCLEFLKDADKTETLETQGTSRQSDSAMQKQPCPSYKQFMEYRSSKSKERQSFNYGPKGRYRPKERKHVQINVGLMVPSGTDLKPLRGKTLPLFTDPEVAAPDLLKQAVQKMTTFNKDMHEGPYVLLYPDCSEVVHVPGSERPFKLAEYKKEIGKAYSRITFFICLEKHYKRVDDTSDSDSEIVITTRSTAELNRADTLVFEPQNQVLPNTSWTMKEMHQDNQQFIISDAEDLDPPEANPEKMSCYSKYTDLYSPNVEQEDEEPVSVNVKNFQHTAMEETDIALPDIVANLSLPIDHKKVSRFNISRANVWDGAVRGFKCTTYSETCDMLVKFTDDTGVLEEGIDTGGPRREFLTLLMKHLKDRPIFDGPEGHRFLVYNAKAVREDEYYLAGKMIAVSVVHGGPGPHFLSEDLVHYLAGQPLFKATNNLITDEEIGKALQEIENAASLDALQECMMRHSTMLQTAGCLKHVATVEENKEIVSDYLQWYIIDRNSSVIDRFRDGLSTLEFLTALQQHPTLLAPVMCHSERRLTAFELERLFKPDLSPSGSNRRLKESQTMAYWEDYLLDCEEGQAAVSVEDVLMFATGLSSLPPSGLEPLPQIEFLEDSAFPMANTCSNSLRLPLLDSYTLFKSQMDFGIQNSPGFGCF encoded by the exons ATGAGCGTGGTCTTTTCgtgttgttgttgtggagtttATGGCGTCAAAGAAGTTTATGGTGACCGCCCGAACATGGACTGCGGCCGAGGGATGTTTTGCCCGTTTTGTGGCAAACACATGAACAGCTTAACGCGGTTTTGCTTTACGTGTGGTCGGTGTTTGGAGTTTTTAAAGGACGCGGACAAGACGGAAACATTGGAAACACAGGGGACGTCTCGACAGTCGGACAGTGCTATGCAAA AACAACCATGCCCATCATACAAACAGTTCATGGAGTACAGAAGCTCGAAATCAAAAGAACGACAGTCTTTTAACTATGGGCCAAAAGGAAGATATAGGCCTAAAGAAAGAAAACACGTCCAG ATAAACGTAGGATTGATGGTGCCAAGTGGAACTGATTTAAAACCTCTAAGAGGGAAAACACTACCGTTATTTACAGACCCAGAGGTAGCAGCACCTGATCTACTGAAACAAGCTGTCCAGAAAATGACAACATTTAACAAGGACATGCACGAAGGACCTTATGTCCTTTTGTATCCAGACTGCTCAGAGGTGGTTCATGTGCCTGGGTCAGAAAGGCCATTCAAATTGGCAGAATATAAAAAGGAAATAGGAAAGGCATATTCCAGGATCACTTTTTTCATTTGCCTAGAAAAACACTATAAAAGAG tGGATGATACCTCAGACTCTGATTCTGAAATTGTCATCACAACAAGGAGCACAGCTGAACTGAATCGTGCTGACACTTTG GTTTTTGAACCACAAAATCAAGTACTCCCAAACACAAGCTGGACGATGAAAG AGATGCACCAGGACAATCAACAATTCA TAATATCTGATGCTGAGGATCTGGATCCACCGGAAGCAAATCCAGAAAAAATGTCTTGCTACAG TAAATACACAGACCTGTATTCACCAAATGTTGAGCAGGAGGACGAAGAGCCGGTTTCTGTCAATGTGAAGAATTTCCAACACACAGCAAT GGAGGAGACGGACATTGCATTACCTGACATCGTAGCAAACCTGTCTCTTCCTATTGATCATAAAAAAGTCAGCCGGTTTAACATCTCAAGGGCTAATGTTTGGGATGGGGCAGTCAGAGGTTTCAAGTGTACAACATATTCTGAAACCTGTGACATGCTGGTGAAATTTACTGATGATACTGGTGTTCTGGAAGAGGGAATTGACACTGGTGGTCCAAGACGAGAGTTTTTAACTCTGCTGATGAAACACCTAAAAGACCGGCCCATTTTTGATGGACCAGAAGGACATCGGTTCTTGGTCTACAATGCAAAGG CTGTTAGGGAGGATGAATACTACTTGGCAGGAAAGATGATTGCTGTGTCAGTTGTGCATGGAGGTCCAGGACCCCATTTCTTGTCAGAAGATCTTGTACATTATCTTGCAGGCCAGCCTTTATTCAAAGCAACAAATAATTTAATAACTGATGAAGAAATAGGGAAAGCTTTGCAAGAG ATTGAGAATGCTGCTTCATTGGATGCTCTGCAAGAATGTATGATGAGACACAGCACAATGTTACAGACAGCAGGTTGTCTGAAACATGTGGCTACTGTGGAAGAAAATAAAGAAATCGTGTCAGACTACCTCCAATGGTATATCATTGACCGCAACTCATCTGTAATTGACAG ATTCAGAGATGGTCTTTCAACCCTggagtttttgactgcactacaGCAACACCCTACTTTGCTGGCCCCTGTCATGTGCCACTCTGAAAGGCGACTCACTGCTTTTGAACTTGAGAGACTCTTCAAACCTGACCTCAGTCCTTCGGGGAGTAATCGAAGACTTAAAGAAAGTCAAACCATGGCCTACTGGGAAGACTATCTCCTTGATTGTGAAG AAGGCCAGGCTGCTGTGTCTGTGGAAGATGTTTTGATGTTTGCTACTGGGCTGTCTTCACTTCCCCCATCTGGCTTGGAACCACTGCCACAAATAGAGTTCCTGGAGGACTCTGCGTTCCCAATGGCAAATACATGTTCAAACTCCTTGAGATTACCACTCCTAGACTCATACACTTTGTTTAAGTCACAAATGGACTTTGGAATTCAAAATAGTCCAGGATTCGGCTGTTTCTAA
- the LOC121586304 gene encoding uncharacterized protein LOC121586304: protein MSVVFSCCCCGVYGVKEVYGDRPNMDCGRGMFCPFCGKHMNSLTRFCFTCGRCLEFLKDADQTETPDILHHCVQYFNEGHSYAVIVDMMSSLHGVNISLRTLKSKLNEAGLYRRKDYSSPNAVSNAIRFELRGPGQLFGYRTMWQVLKQKYNLRVKRDDVMNLLRELNPRGCESRARRRFTRRTYHSMGPNYMWHADGYDKLKPFGLAISGCIDGFSRKVLWLQCGPTNNNPTVIAHYFMSCVRNLGVIPMRLRTDCGTENGIMAAIQCTLRHHHSDYYSRASSHMYGSSINNQRIESWWSIFRKGRSQFWMELFADLRDAGYFNGSHEHQCLLRYCFGDVIQKDLDECVRLWNSHRIRPSRTAACPGGVPNELYYLPHRFGSRDCRFQSEQAELDALPEASLSMTPCGDPNMQEYLDFAMEHNQLQKPDNWESASELYMKLKEMAQL, encoded by the exons ATGAGCGTGGTCTTTTCgtgttgttgttgtggagtttATGGCGTCAAAGAAGTTTATGGTGACCGCCCGAACATGGACTGCGGCCGAGGGATGTTTTGCCCGTTTTGTGGCAAACACATGAACAGCTTAACGCGGTTTTGCTTTACGTGTGGTCGGTGTTTGGAGTTTTTAAAGGACGCGGACCAGACGGAAACACCAGACATACTGCATCATTGCGTTCAATATTTTAACGAGGGTCACTCGTACGCTGTAATCGTGGACATGATGTCAAGTCTACACGGTGTAAACATCAGCTTGAGGACTCTTAAAAGTAAACTGAACGAAGCCGGGTTGTACCGCAGAAAGGATTATTCCTCACCAAACGCCGTGAGTAACGCCATCAGATTTGAACTTCGTGGACCTGGACAACTATTTGGTTACCGCACGATGTGGCAAGTACTTAAACAAAAGTACAATCTTCGAGTGAAGAGAGATGATGTGATGAATTTGCTCCGGGAGCTTAATCCTCGAGGGTGTGAGAGCAGAGCACGCAGAAGGTTTACAAGAAGAACCTACCACTCAATGGGACCTAACTATATGTGGCACGCAGATGGTTATGACAAACTTAAGCCATTCGGTTTGGCCATTTCGGGATGCATAGATGGATTTTCACGTAAAGTATTGTGGCTTCAATGTGGACCAACAAATAATAACCCAACAGTGATTGCTCACTATTTCATGTCATGTGTGCGAAACCTCGGTGTCATCCCCATGAGACTGAGGACTGATTGCGGCACTGAGAACGGCATAATGGCTGCAATTCAATGTACCCTACGCCACCATCACAGTGACTACTACTCTAGAGCGTCCAGCCACATGTACGGCTCATCTATAAATAACCAGCGTATTGAGTCCTGGTGGTCTATATTTAGAAAGGGAAG GTCTCAGTTCTGGATGGAGTTATTTGCCGACCTTAGAGATGCCGGATACTTCAACGGGAGTCATGAGCATCAATGCCTATTGAGATATTGCTTTGGTGATGTTATTCAGAAGGACTTGGATGAGTGTGTGAGACTGTGGAACAGCCACAGGATTCGCCCTTCcagaacagcagcatgtccaggagGAGTGCCCAATGAACTCTACTATTTACCACACAG GTTTGGCTCCAGAGACTGCAGATTTCAAAGTGAACAAGCTGAACTGGATGCCCTTCCTGAGGCTAGCCTGTCAATGACTCCTTGTGGGGACCCAAACATGCAGGAGTACTTGGACTTTGCCATGGAACACAATCAGTTACAGAAGCCAGACAACTGGGAGTCTGCATCCGAACTGTACatgaaactaaaagaaatggctcAGCTATGA